A stretch of DNA from Tissierellales bacterium:
CCCTAGAATTGTTGGTATAATAGCAATAATATATTCATCAACTATATTTGCTCTTATAAATGAATCCGTCAAAACAGCACCTCCAAACAACCAAATATTCTTCCCCTCAACTTCTTTGCGTTCAAGTATACTATTGCAGATATCTCCACTAATAAACTTTGCATTCTCCCTTGCCTCTAATTCCCTGTGAGTTGCTACAATTATTTCTTTGTCATCAAACGTCGATAAACCAGAAAGGACTACATCTTCATATGAAACTGAACCCATGACTAACGTATCCACCCCATCTAAGAATTTCTCAAAGTCATAGACCTCTGTTGCGTTCTTACTATCTTTCCCATGACCAACAATCCAATCAAAACCGCCATTCTCATCACAAATATAGCCATCTAAACTAACTGCCAAATTTAATATAATTTTCCTCATAATCATTCTCCTTCAACAAATTCTCTTAAATACTGTTGTGTATATCCTCGTTTACTCTCTAACAAATCCCTTACCGTTCCATAAGCAATAATATCTCCCCCATCACTACCACCTTGTGGACCTAAATCAATAATATAGTCAGAAGCTGAAATTACTTCTAAGGAATGTTCAATAACAAAAATTGAATTCCCTTTATTCTTAAGTTTAAATAATAATTTCATTAATTTCTCAATATCACTAGGATGTAATCCAGTAGTTGGCTCATCAAGTATATAGATAGTGTTTTGAGTTTCATCTCTAGATAACTCTTTTGAAAGTTTTATTCTTTGACATTCCCCACCTGATAAAGTTATTGTAGTTTGTCCAAGTTTTAAATATCCTAAACCAACTTCTCGTAAAAACATCAATTTTTCTTTTATCAAATATTCCTCTGAAAAATGTTCGATGCACTCATCAACAGTCATATCCAATATATTTGATATATGCTTTCCTCGATACGTTACATTTAGCACTTGCTGCTTAAAGCGATGTCCTTCACATGCTGGACACTCTACTTCAATATCATCTAAGAAATGCATGTCTAATTTCACAACACCAAGCCCTTGACATTTCTCGCATCGTCCACCCTTTACATTAAATGAAAAATGAGATGGTTTTAACTTCAGTTTTTTTGCATCCTTCTGATTTGCAAATAACTCTCGAATCAAGGTAAATACTTCTGTGTATGTCGCCACATTTGATCTAGACATCCTACCAATAGGTTTTTGATCAATTGTAACCACTCTATTTACTTCATTTAAA
This window harbors:
- a CDS encoding dihydrofolate reductase family protein; this encodes MRKIILNLAVSLDGYICDENGGFDWIVGHGKDSKNATEVYDFEKFLDGVDTLVMGSVSYEDVVLSGLSTFDDKEIIVATHRELEARENAKFISGDICNSILERKEVEGKNIWLFGGAVLTDSFIRANIVDEYIIAIIPTILGNGRRLFKGDYPKIDLQLNDYSINDGITTLTYGKR